In one window of Rhodopseudomonas palustris HaA2 DNA:
- a CDS encoding autotransporter domain-containing protein translates to MATGGGFRQFSMLLLGTTFLVSAPVSAALHAAEPGKKPKSIAKSVVPSDLKARLADALRQGERELIARAYDSTYRNPGLRNAVVDYAADLSPAASRHVITAADLGVLTSGQRMMLAPNAAQVLATATTTASGLGATSYQNVAMTNNNNSPNLPNPLPSLAAQTWNLTMIGAQAAYTRGFTGAGVTVTVADTGFDTTNAGLVNKLLINLGKNYVVENGGTYDPNDLSPESAKKLDIHGSHVSGIIAGEKFGNVDAHGVAYDANIIPIRAITEEGYSTVSDSTADALNYFASLSGTMIYNASYGPNYDETLGLKQWPVSGVSAEANAALNALKAGKIIVAAAGNDRLKSPDAADNPSGLALLPFLNPAHAGLGVYDDGGEGYDYTSLQRQNGQIIAVMAVGSTKAAASYSNLCGVTASWCVAAPGGDGNTEIYSTIPYDTYGFAAGTSMATPTVSGAIAVLIQANPTYNAQDLAHLLFSTTEDLGDAGIDAVFGHGLIRLDRATEGPTTLAANAAVSVAADQTVYWSQLLNTQGEFSKIGTGILTISGRTNAAGNVYAQLGTLAVDGTLTMTTGGMLNVAQPATLAGFGTVVGNSTIAGTLSPGKMANIGDFFANNIVPAGTVLNGNSVGELTFNGNVTLTSTATTRIDIDGTLLVPGGPGTCDKIYVTGAGNVFYAAGTLTPVLRGSVGTVSNYTPALGTDFAIVQAQDGARTAGSFSSLVQPVAGLPANGRFDLVYDPTALTLVVTPASFSSLATGANGRSVAAVLDSQRPAAGVLPSGRGKTLYDALYRLESEAQYDQAVTQLSGPGQPAIASASLQAFTGFLGAIGDRQNTLAVGGEQGQNGAAQSFALSYAGRNAMSAETGAAMDALASIAPADRVRDGWSVWGQGFGRNANVRDSGDLAGSKAVSAGFTIGADRWFSNNLMAGGAFGYARTTASSTDIQGKSDTYAGAAYASWMPGAAVVDVRIAAGPSQMSTGRQIMLSPGGLQGNANGIGLGTSVEAGYRFALAHGLTLKPFAGVSWQGFRRDGYSESQAPFGLAYAAQTYDKLTTITGAALSTQLRAVDGTTLAPEFKLGWGYDLRDTTLVSQAALLDQPFLVSAAAPGRNAALVGAKISGWRSDAFRMFASYNGEFRSNATSHQVSAGARYSW, encoded by the coding sequence GTGGCGACTGGGGGAGGTTTCCGTCAATTCTCGATGCTGTTGCTGGGCACCACGTTTCTGGTGAGCGCGCCGGTTTCAGCCGCGCTGCATGCGGCGGAGCCCGGCAAGAAGCCGAAATCGATCGCGAAATCGGTGGTGCCGTCGGACCTGAAGGCGCGGCTCGCCGACGCCCTGCGGCAAGGCGAGCGCGAACTGATCGCGCGGGCCTATGACAGCACCTACCGGAATCCCGGATTGCGCAACGCCGTCGTCGACTATGCCGCCGACCTTTCGCCGGCAGCGTCCCGCCATGTCATCACTGCGGCCGATCTCGGCGTGCTGACCTCGGGGCAGCGGATGATGCTGGCGCCGAACGCCGCGCAGGTCCTGGCCACGGCGACGACCACGGCGTCCGGCCTCGGCGCAACGTCCTATCAGAACGTCGCGATGACGAACAACAACAACTCGCCCAACCTGCCGAACCCGTTGCCGAGCCTCGCGGCCCAGACCTGGAATCTGACGATGATCGGCGCGCAGGCGGCGTATACGCGCGGCTTCACCGGCGCCGGCGTCACCGTGACCGTCGCCGACACCGGCTTCGACACCACCAATGCCGGCCTGGTCAACAAGCTGCTGATCAATCTCGGCAAGAACTACGTGGTCGAGAACGGCGGCACCTACGACCCCAACGACCTCTCGCCGGAGAGCGCCAAGAAGCTCGACATTCACGGTTCGCACGTCTCCGGCATCATCGCCGGTGAAAAATTCGGCAACGTCGACGCCCACGGCGTGGCGTATGACGCGAACATCATTCCGATCCGCGCGATCACGGAGGAGGGATATTCGACCGTCAGCGACAGCACCGCCGACGCGTTGAACTACTTCGCCAGCCTGTCCGGAACGATGATCTACAACGCCAGCTACGGGCCGAATTACGACGAGACCCTCGGCCTCAAGCAGTGGCCGGTCTCCGGCGTCTCCGCCGAGGCGAATGCGGCGCTCAACGCGCTCAAGGCCGGCAAGATCATCGTCGCCGCCGCCGGCAACGACCGTCTCAAGAGCCCCGACGCGGCGGACAATCCGTCCGGTCTGGCGCTGCTGCCGTTCCTCAACCCGGCCCATGCCGGGCTCGGGGTCTACGACGATGGGGGAGAGGGATACGACTACACCTCGCTGCAACGTCAGAACGGCCAGATCATCGCGGTGATGGCGGTCGGCTCGACCAAGGCCGCGGCGTCGTATTCGAATCTGTGCGGTGTCACCGCGAGCTGGTGCGTCGCCGCTCCCGGTGGTGACGGCAACACCGAAATCTACTCGACCATCCCGTACGATACTTACGGCTTCGCGGCCGGCACCTCGATGGCGACGCCGACCGTCTCGGGCGCGATCGCGGTGCTGATCCAGGCCAATCCGACCTACAATGCGCAGGACCTCGCGCATCTGCTGTTCTCCACCACGGAGGATCTGGGAGACGCGGGCATCGACGCCGTGTTCGGCCACGGCCTGATCCGGCTCGATCGCGCGACCGAAGGGCCGACCACGCTGGCCGCCAACGCCGCCGTCAGCGTCGCTGCCGACCAGACCGTGTACTGGAGCCAGCTGCTCAATACCCAGGGCGAATTCAGCAAGATCGGCACCGGCATTCTGACGATCTCCGGGCGAACCAACGCCGCCGGCAACGTCTATGCGCAGCTCGGCACGCTCGCGGTGGACGGCACGCTGACGATGACGACGGGCGGCATGCTCAATGTGGCCCAGCCCGCGACGCTGGCCGGCTTCGGCACCGTGGTCGGCAACAGCACGATCGCCGGCACGCTGTCGCCGGGCAAGATGGCCAATATCGGCGATTTCTTCGCCAACAACATCGTGCCGGCGGGCACCGTGCTGAACGGCAATTCGGTGGGCGAGCTGACCTTCAACGGCAATGTCACGCTGACCTCGACGGCGACGACCCGGATCGACATCGACGGCACGCTGCTCGTGCCCGGAGGTCCCGGCACCTGCGACAAGATCTACGTCACCGGCGCCGGCAACGTGTTCTACGCGGCCGGCACGCTGACGCCGGTGCTGCGTGGCAGCGTCGGCACCGTCAGCAACTACACGCCCGCGCTCGGCACGGATTTCGCCATCGTCCAGGCGCAGGACGGCGCGCGCACCGCGGGCAGCTTCTCGTCGCTGGTGCAGCCGGTCGCCGGGCTGCCGGCCAATGGCCGGTTCGATCTGGTCTACGACCCGACCGCGCTGACGCTGGTGGTGACGCCGGCGAGTTTCAGCTCTCTGGCCACCGGCGCCAACGGGCGATCCGTCGCCGCCGTTCTCGACAGCCAGCGACCGGCTGCCGGCGTGCTTCCGTCCGGCCGGGGGAAGACTTTGTACGACGCGCTCTACAGGCTCGAGAGCGAAGCGCAGTACGATCAGGCCGTCACGCAATTGTCCGGGCCGGGCCAGCCTGCGATCGCGAGCGCGTCGCTGCAGGCCTTCACCGGTTTCCTCGGCGCGATCGGCGATCGTCAGAACACGCTCGCCGTCGGTGGCGAGCAGGGCCAGAACGGTGCGGCGCAATCCTTCGCGCTGTCCTATGCCGGACGCAACGCGATGAGCGCGGAGACGGGCGCGGCGATGGACGCCTTGGCCAGTATCGCGCCGGCCGATCGCGTGCGGGACGGCTGGTCGGTCTGGGGGCAGGGCTTCGGTCGCAACGCCAATGTCCGCGACAGCGGCGATCTCGCCGGCTCCAAGGCCGTGAGTGCCGGCTTCACCATCGGTGCCGACCGCTGGTTCTCCAACAACCTGATGGCCGGCGGCGCCTTCGGCTATGCGCGCACCACGGCCAGCAGCACCGACATTCAGGGCAAGTCCGATACTTACGCCGGCGCCGCCTATGCGAGCTGGATGCCGGGAGCCGCCGTGGTCGATGTCCGGATCGCCGCCGGCCCGAGCCAGATGTCGACCGGTCGCCAGATCATGCTGTCGCCGGGCGGGTTGCAGGGCAATGCCAACGGCATCGGCCTCGGCACCTCTGTGGAGGCCGGGTATCGCTTCGCGCTGGCGCACGGTCTGACGCTGAAGCCGTTCGCCGGCGTGAGCTGGCAGGGCTTCCGCCGCGACGGCTACAGCGAAAGCCAGGCGCCGTTCGGGCTCGCCTATGCGGCGCAGACCTACGACAAGCTGACCACGATCACCGGCGCCGCGCTGAGCACGCAGCTGCGGGCGGTCGACGGCACCACCCTGGCGCCCGAGTTCAAGCTGGGCTGGGGCTACGATCTGCGCGACACCACGCTGGTCTCGCAAGCGGCGTTGCTCGATCAGCCGTTCCTGGTCTCGGCCGCAGCGCCTGGCCGCAATGCGGCGCTGGTCGGCGCCAAGATCTCCGGCTGGCGCAGCGATGCGTTCCGGATGTTCGCC